In the Natrinema sp. CBA1119 genome, GCACTCGTCGCGACGAAGATCGCCGCCACGTAGAGCCCGCCGACGACGAGGACGGAGCCGACCATCGCCAGCGGCAGGTTTCGACCGGGATTCTTCATTTCCCCGGCGACGGTCGCCACCTGCGCGAAGCCGAGATACGAGGTGAATACGAGCGCCGCCGTCGTCAGTACGGAGACCGTTCCGTACGGTGCGAACTGTTCGGGTGCGGACGGTTCGCCGATGAGTCCCACCGCGTCGAGTCCGCCGTACCCGAGGAAAAACACCAGAATCGACAGCAACAACGCGACGATCCCGTTCTGCAGCTTCGCCGCGTTTTCCGTCCCTGTGACGTTCAATACGGTAAAGCCCGCGCCGAACAACAGCGCCAGTGGGATAACGAGCCCATCGCCGACCGCAACACCGAGTTCGGCGAGCGTATCGACGGCGTAGTAGCCGAAGCCGACGAGGTAAAACGCCGTCGCGAACACCAGTCCGAACCACAACGAGAGTCCGACGACGGTCCCGGCGAGCGTGCCCAGCGCGCGGGAGATATAGTAGTAGCCGCCCCCGCTTTTGGGCATCGCCGTCGCGAGTTCGGAGGTCGGCAGTGCGACCAGCAACGCGACGAGCGCGCCGATGGCGAACGACGCCGCCGCTGCGGGACCGGCCTCTCCGGCCGCTAGCCCCGGAAAGACGAAAATACCGGCACCGATCATCGTCCCGATCCCGATGGCGAGGCCACCGGAGAGCCCGAGCGTCCGCTCGAGTTCAGCGTCGTCCGTGATCGTCGCCTCGTCGGTCTCGATCGTCGCCTCGACCTGTGGCGATTCGCCCTCGACGTTGGTTCCACCGGCCGGCGACGTATCACCCATAGCGAGAGAGAGTCCCGCTGGCCGTATATTTCTGCTGCTGACCGAGGGTCCGGATCGACGTTTCGGCCCTCCAGCCGCCGACACCCGGCGGCAGCCGGTTCCGCGATCAACCAACGAGTTCGTCGGCTAACAACCGCAGGCTCTCGTCGTCCTCTCCGGCCGCGTCCGGAACTGCAAGCATGACCTCCTCGATCCCGACGTCGGCGTACGCCGCGAGCCGCTCGCGGACTTCCGCCGGCGTCCCCGTCGCAGCCGTCTCGAGGTATGCCGACAGAAAGAACTCGCGGGGCTCGCTCGGCTCGTCGGACAGCATCTCGTCGGCGAACGCCTCGCGTTTTTCCGTCGCTGCCTCGGTCGTCTCGCCGACGAAGACGAACAGCTCGGCGGATTTCCGGATCTCCTCGTACCGATCCTCGCTCTCGCAGTGCTCGCGCAGTACGTCGAGTTTCTCCGCGAAGCCCGCGGGCTCGAGCGTGCCGTAGTTCCAGCCGTCGGCCAGCTCGGCGGTGTAACGCAGCGTAAACTCCTCGCCCCCGCCGCCGATCCAGATCGGCGGGTGGGGGTCCTGGACGGGGTGGGGCTCGCAGAATGCGTCCTCGAGGTCGATATCGAGGTTCTCGCCCCGGTGACTGTACGTCTCGTTCGTCCAGAGTCCCTGCAGGATCTCGACGGTCTCGGCGAGCCGACGGAGCCGTTCGGCCGGCGGCTCCCGAAACTCGTAGCCGAAACGGTCGTACTCGGCTTCGTACCAGCCGCCGCCCAGCCCCAGCTCGAGCCGGCCGTCGCTCACCCGATCGACCGTCGCCGCCATCTTCGCGAGCAGCGCCGGATGGCGGTAGGACTGGCTGGTGACGAGCGTCCCCAACCGAACGCGGTCGGTCGCCTCGGCGACCGCACTCAGCGTCGTCCAGCACTCGTGGGTGTTCCGGCGCGGGTCGCCGATCCACGACTGGAAGTGATCCTCGAGCCAGACCGCGTCGTAGCCCAGCGATTCGGCCTCGAGCGCAGTGTCCCGAACCGTGTCGATATCGGTGCCGTACTGGGGGAGGATGACTCCGGCCTCGAGGTCGGCCGCGTCGGAGTCGGTCGGGCTCATTCGGTCACCTCTCGATCGAGCGCCAGCGTTCGATCGGCGAGCGTTTCCGGATCCGCGGCGATGAGTTTGACGAGCGCCTCTTTGCCGACTTCGCCGCGGTCGATGACGGCGACGGGAGCCTCCTCGCGGTCCGCGAACGCCTGCCGGGCACCCCAGCCCATCGTGCTTCCCTCAGTCTCTTTCACGGCTGCCGGCTCTGTATCGCGGTCGTACGTGGCGACCGGCCACTCGAGGGACTCGAGCGCCGCCTCCACGTCCGCGTCGAACCGACAGTTAACCGCGAACCGGAGGTCGGGGACGAACTCCCGCGCCGAGAGGAGGAAACGAGCGACGTGGCTCGAGGCCCCGAACCGAACGCCGCGGTTGGGCTGGACGCCCGAGAGCGTTCGCGTGATGCGGCCCTCGACGGCGGCCGTTTCGGTGACGGATTCGGCGTAGGGCGTCGCGCCGACGACGTTCATCCCGACCTCGGGAACCAGCGCAGAGATATCGGCGTCGACGAACCGATCGACGATCGCCTGAACTTCCTCGGCAGTGGGTTCTCGAGCGGCTTCGTTTCGCAGCGGGACCATGTGGTTGACCGCGCCGTGGCCCTCGCCCACGTCGGAGTAGTAGCGCACCGCGCGGGCGAGGAAGTCGGTCGCGCCCGCCACTGCGGGCTCGAGGGCCTCTCCCTTCGCGAGGCGGGCCGCGATCGCAGCGGCGAGCGCGCAGCCGGAACCGTGGGTCGCGTCGGTGCCGACGCGGGGGTGTTCGAACGTTCGAACGGTGTCGTCAGTGACGAGCACGTCCTGTACTCGCTCGCCGGGGACGTGGCCGCCCTTGACGAGGACCGCATCGACGCCCGTCTCGAGGATCGCGTCGCCGGCCTCGCGAGCCGTTTCCTCGTCGACCACGGCGACGTCGGTCAGTACCTCGGCCTCGTCGACGTTGGGCGTCGCCAGCGTCGCCTCGCCGAGTAGGTCTTCGTAGGCGCGTTCGGCTTCGGGCTCGAGCAGGCGATCGCCGGAGGTCGCGACCATCACGGGATCGACCACGAGCGGAAAATCGAACTCGCTTGCGCGGTCAGCGACGGTCCGAACGATGTCCGCGGTCGCGAGCATTCCCGTCTTCGCCCCGCCGACCGCGAAGTCGTCGGTGACGGCCGCGAGCTGGGCCTCGACCGCCTCGAGCGGGAGGACGTGCGAGGACTCGACGCCGCGGGTGTTCTGGGCGGTGACGGCGGTGATCGCCGAGGTGCCGAAGACGCCGTGGGCGGCCATCGTCGCGAGATCAGCCTGAATCCCTGCGCCACCGCCGGAGTCGCTGCCCGCGATTGTCAACCCGACCGGCCGGTGTTCGGGTGCTGGCGTTCTCATAGGTGATCGTATTCCGTGGTTGTACTAAGCGATGGTGGTCCGCGAGACAGGACGTAGTCCATTGTGGTGGATTCCGGCCAGAATGGCCACTGCGTCGGTCCCCTCGATCGACAAGAGCCCCAGCATCACCGGCCGGTTGTTTCCCGTTTATACTGGTTATAATTATTGTCCCTCCGCCGAACGGATCTGTATGAACGAACGATCGGGAACGAGACGACACTGCCTGGTGGCGATGGGAGCAGTCGGTACGACCGCGCTGGCTGGGTGTCAGGAACAAACCGACGCGGACGAGACCGGGAACGGTTCGGGGACGGACGGATCGACGAGTAACGGCAACTCGGCCGGACTCAGCGACGACGGCATCGAGGACGCATCGGCCCTCATCTCGGCGACTCGAAAAACGCTCACGAAGCAGGGGTACGAACTCACCGAGGAGCTCACGTCGACCGGCATCGAGACGAACGACCGCTCGCAGCGGACGCGAAGCAGCCGCGCGGACGAGCGACTGCTATTCGTTCTCGAGACCGCGTCGGCGACGAACCGAGTGTACATCGACGGTGGGACCCGCTACGGTCAGGCGACAGAGAACGGGGAAACGACGTCGTCGACGCGAGAACTGAGCGGGTCGTTCGAGCGGACTCACACGCCCGATCACCTCTCCAGACAGCGGAGCCTCGGCGGCGTTCTCGAGGCCGGAACTTACGTCTCCGCGGGGACGGCCACGCGAAACGGTCGCGAGCTCCGACAGTTAGCGCTCGAGTCGGTTACGATTCAGGAATCGGGCGCCGAGATTTCGACCGCGAGCGGTACGGTCCTCGCCACCGACGACGGGGTCGTCTTCGAGGCGACGCTTTCGTTCGAGGGGAGCGTCGACGGGGCGGAGATTACGCGCGAGCAGTCGATGGCCGTCACCGAACTCGGCGATATCACGGTCGAGCGACCGGCGTGGGTCGACGCAGCCAGTCAGTAAGGGCTCGAGTTACGGATCCGACTCGTCTGTCAGCGTCGCGTAGGCCGCCCACGACGGATCGACAGTCGGATGCTCGAGTCGGTCCCCGTCCACGAGCACCTCGCCGTCGCCCGCCGTCGCTTCGACGCGGCCGATTTCGGCGACGGGAGTGTCCCGGGCCGCGAGCGCCGTGCGTACGGTATCGACACCGGTTGAATCGACCGCGAGCAGGAGCGAGCCGCAACTGGTCGCGGCCCAGGGGTCGATTGCGAGGGCATCACAGACCTCGCGGACGCCGGGGCGCATCGGGACGGCCGCGCGGTCGACCGCGAACCGAACACCCGCGCCGTCGGCCATCTCGTTGAGTGCACCGGCGAGCCCCCCTTCGGTGACATCATGCATCGCCCGCACCGGTCCCGCAGCGGCCGCGGTAAGGGCGTCGCGGACCGAGAAGACTTCCTCGAGGCGGTCCTGCGCGTCCGCGATCACGTCGTCCGGGAGGGCCAGCTGATCGCCGAAGAGCGTACTCAAGAGGCCGACCGACTCGACGGCGGGACCGTTCGTCAGGAGGAGCAGGTCGCCGGGACGGGCTCCGTCGGGGCGGACGATTTCGTCGTGATCGCCGACGCCCATCGCGGTCGCAGCGCCGACCCACGGATGCGAGACATCCGCGTATCGCGCCGTGTGGCCCGTCACGACCGAGACGCCGAGATCGACGCACTCCGCGTGGATCGTCTCCCAGACCGTCGCGAACTCGTCGTCGGCCATCCCCTCCGGGAGCGTAAAACAGATCGAGAGATGCGATGGGGCGACGCCGCTGACGGCCACGTCCGCGAGCACGAGGTCGAGTGCGAACCGCGCCGCCCGCTCGAGGCCCAGCGCGGGGAGGATCGAGAGCGGATCGGTGGCGGTGACCAGCGCCCGACCGCCGATATCGAGGACGCCGAAGTCGACGCCGTGGGTCGGGCCGACGGCGACGTCGTCGCGGTCGGCACCGAGATTCGGTGCGACGTGCCGCTCGAAGAACGCGCGATCGATTTTGCCGAGGTCGCTCACGGCCGGCAGGTCCCACCGAGCGATCTTAGCGGTGGTGATCCGCGTCGACCGCGCCCCGGAACGACGGCTCGTCGACCGTCGGTCACTCCGACCGCCACTCGAGGGGCTCCCCCGATCGAACGCGCTTCGCCGCCGATTTCGAACGGCAGCACCGTAACCACAGCCACTATCGCTCGTAGCGTCACGAAACCGATATAGGTTACGGACAAGAGTGAAGGCCGTTCCCGGATTATCCGGGATAGATGGCGTATTCGCTCCGGTCACGGGTCGATGTCGATCTCGAGTTCTCCGCGAGCGAATTTACGGGTGCGCTAGGTGATTCGGTTACGGTGTTGCCGCTGCTCGTGGCGCTGGGGGCGACGACGAGCGTCTCGCTTCCCCACGTCCTCGTCGGCTTCGGCGTCTTTCAGATCGTCTGGGGCGTCTACTACGGGATGCCGCTCTCGGTCGAGCCGATGAAGGCGCTGGTCGGCCTGGCGATCGTCGGGGCGCTCACGTACGCCGAACTCGCTGCCGCCGGGCTGCTCGCCGGCGGCGTCCTGCTCGCGGTCGGGCAACTCGGCCTCGTCGGGCGGCTCCAGCGGGTCGTCGGGGAACCGGTCATCCGCGGCGTCCAGTTCGCCGTGGCTCTCCTCCTGCTCGAGGCGGCCGTCGACCTCTCGATCGGGAACCCGCCGGTCGCGGCGGGCGGGCTCGCCGTCGTCGGCCTGCTCGCGCTCGGCGGCTATCGGAGGGCGAGCGTGCTGGTCGTCCTCGGCCTCGGCGGGGTCGTCGCCGTCGCGACGGCGGGCGTTCCGACACCGACGGTTCCGACCCTCGCAGTCTTTCCCGCCGGGTCGCCGTCGTTCAGCGCGGCGGCGCTCGAGGGGACCGTCGCCCAACTCGGTATGACAGTGGGGAACGCCGCGATCGCGACCGCCCTGCTCTGTGGCGACCTCTACGACCGGGATATCTCGCCGGACGCGCTCTCGAGCAGTATGGGCGTCACCTGCCTCGCGGCGATCCCGCTGGGCGGTGTGCCGATGTGTCACGGGAGCGGGGGCCTGGCCGGAAAACACGCCTTCGGCGCGCGGACCGGCGGCGCGAACGTCCTGCTCGGGCTCGGCTATCTCGCGTTCGCGCTGGTCGCCGCCGGGGCCGTCCTCGCGGCCTTCCCGATGGCCGTCCTCGGCGTGCTCCTCGTCGTCGTGGCACTCGAGCTGGCTCGAGCGGCGTTCGAGCCCGTCACCGACGGCCGGTCGCTCGCGCTCGTCGCGGGGATCGGGGCCGTCGGCCTCGTGGGCAACGTCGGCGTCGCGTTCGTCCTCGGGGCCGTCGCGTTCTGGCTGCTCTCGCGACAGTCGTGAGCGGTCTGTGGGCGCAGTCGAGAACACGAGCCGGATAACCTTTGATTCCGTAGCGCCAACTGCCGCCAATGGCTCCAAGCTGGGCGGATCTCTTCGACCGCGGGGCGGCGTACGAATGTGATCTCGAGGATATCCGAACCGAACTCGAGACGATCCGGGAGGAGAGCGATGCCTGAGCGGGACGAGCCGAACCCCGCGCGCGTCGTCGCGGACGCCGACGTGCTCGCGGCGGATCTCCTCCTCGGCGGCGATGCGCGCGAGGCGCTGGACCACGTCCGCCGCCACTCCTGGGTCGAACTGGTCGCGAGCGATCCGCTGCTCGCACAGACCGAACGGCTCGTGTCGAAACTCGCCGATCCGACCCTCGCCGCCGATCACCGGGAGCGCCTCGAGGCCGAGCGGGTCTCTGTCGACCAGCCGGAGGGAGACCACCCCGCGTTGGCCTCGGCCTATCGGGGCGAGGCGGCGCACCTCCTCTCGTCCGACGAGCGCCTTCGATCGGCGAAAGCCGGGCTCACGCTCCAGCCGCGGGTGTCCGTCAGCGTCCGTCCGCCGGACGCGTTCGCCCGCCTCTTCGATCCCGAGAGCCTGTACGAGGCCGTCAAGAGCGGCGAGTACCCGGGCCCGGATCGGGATCCTCGAGCGTAGCCGCGGCGGTCCGGCTCGCGAAGCGACCACAGTACCGCGAGCGGGTTCGCACGGACTGATCGAACGCCGAGAGTCTTATCCGACAGGAGCCCGCAGTATTGAGGGGTTATGAACGACCTTCGCATCGGATTGAGCTACGGTGACGTGCTCCTCGTCCCGAGGCGCTCGCCAGTCGACGGCCGCAACGACGTGGATCTCTCGACATCGTTTACGCCGAGCGTCGAACTCGAGACGCCGCTGGTCGCCGCTGCCATGGACACCGTCACGGAGGCCGAACTGGCGATCGAACTCTCGCGGGCCGGCGGAGTGGGCGTCCTCCACCGATTTCTCGAACCGGACGACCAGGCCGCACAGGTCGAGCGGGTGACGGCCGCTGACGAACGGGTAGCCGCCGCCGTCGGAATCAACGAGGACTACGTCGCTCGCAGCGACGGCCTGGTCGCGGCCGGCGTCGACGCGCTCGTGGTCGACGTCGCACACGGCCACCTCGAGCGGACGCTCGAGGCCGTCGAGCAACTCAGAGCGACGTTCCCGAACACCGATCTCGTCGCGGGCAACGTCGCGACGCCCGCAGGCGTCGAGGACCTCGCGGCCGCCGGTGCCGACTGCGTGAAGGTCGGTATCGGTCCGGGCTCACACTGCACTACCCGGAAGGTCGCCGGCGCGGGCGTCCCGCAACTGACCGCGGTCGACGACTGCGCGACGGCGGCAGCGGATCTGGACGTGACGATCTGTGCGGACGGCGGAATTCGCACGTCAGGCGACGCGGTGAAGGCGCTCATGGCCGGGGCCGACACCGTCATGGTCGGGAGCCTCCTCGCCGGCACCGAGGAAGCGCCCGGCGCGGTGGTCGAGGTCGACGGCACGCGGTACAAGCGCTCGCGGGGAATGGCGACCACCACCGCCGCCGAAAAGCGCGACGACAAGGAAAGCGAGGTCCGTGCGGACGAGGGCGTCGAGGCGCTGACGCCGTACAAGGGGCCGGTCGCCGACGTCGTTGCGGAGTTCCGCGCCGGCATCCAGTCGGGGCTCTCCTACTGCGGCGGCCACACGATCCCGGCGGCCCGCGAGAAGGCGGAGTTCATCCGCGTCGCCCCCAGCGCGAAAGCCCGCGAGGGGTACCACGCGGATCACGACTGGGAGGGCGTTAGCGTCGACAGTGAGGCGAACGCGCTCGAAAACGGGGAGAACGTCGTCGACAGCGAGGCGAACGACGGTGACGGCGAGGCGACCGCAGTCGACAACGGGGCAAACGACGGCGACGAATCGCAGGTCGGGGATGCAAGCGCGGTGAACGACGATTGAAGGCGTCCCAGACGACGGTTTCACTCACTCGTTTCCTCGACCGCAGCCGCGGATTCCGACCGGGTCACGACCAGTATCGGGATGTCGACCGTTCGGAGCACGGTCGCGGTGACACTGCCCAGTAGCTGCCGCCGGAGATTCGACCGACCGTGTGACCCCATGACGACGATATCGACGTCGTGCTCGGCGACGTACTCGCGAATTCCGGCGGCGACGCCGTCGAACGATGTCGTTCGGACGACGTCGGTTTCGAGCTCGAGGTCGGCGTCTCGCCCCTCGATCTCGTCCGCGAGTTCGTCGACGGCTGTCATCCCTTGCGCCTCGAGCCGTTCGACGAACGATTTCTCGAGGCCGCCGGCGTTGAACGCGCCGCCTGCTGCCTGCAGGTCGACGACGCTCAGCACGTGGACGGTCGCGCCGTACCGTCGGGCCACCGTGGCTCCGTGAGGAGCGGCCGCGGCGGCGCTCTCGCTCCCGTCGGTCGGCACGAGAACCCGAGCGTAGTCGAACGCGTCCTCGGCAGAGGGATCCCCCGCCGGAACGACCAGGACGGGTACGTCGCTCCGCTGGAGGACCCCTTCCGTGACGCCGCCGAGGAGGCGCTTCCCGAGGCCCGTGAGACCCTGCTTGCCGATGACGATCAGGCTCGCGTCGCGGTCGGCCGCGCGTTCGGCGATGCGAACCGCGGGCGTTCCCTCCGTTAGCGTCGTCGTCACGGGCCGATCGACGGCCGACGCGAGGGCTTCGATCTCCGCGAGAATCCGCTCCCCGCGCTCTCGTAGCTGCGCCGTCTCGTCGTCCGTCCTCGCGAGCCGACGCGATCGCCGCTCGACGACGTGGACGATGTCGACGGCCGCATCGAACGTCCGGGCGAGCTCGATGCCGCGTTTCGCGGCCCGTTTTGCCTCGTCGCTGCCGTCGACGGGGAGCAGGATACGATCGTACATCGTCTCGCCGTTCGGCGTCCGTTCCCTTCAGTATACTGACGACCGAGGCGACGTTCGACGGTCACTCGTCGCGTCCGGCGTACCACTCCGCGAACGCCGCCAGCGCGCGGCCGCGATGCGAGATCGCGTTCTTCTCCTCGGTGCTCATCTCGGCCATCGTCTGGCCGTTGTACTCGAAGATCGGATCGTAGCCGAACCCGCCTTCGCCGCGGGGGGCGACGAGCGTGCCGGCGACCGACCCCGCGAACGTCTCGGTTCCGTTTCGGTCGACGTAGGCGAGCACGGTTCGGAACTGCGCGCGGCGGTTCTCTTCCTCGCTCGCGAGTTGCCAGAGCCGCTCGACGCCGACGGTGTCCTCGACGTACGCCGAGTACGGCCCCGGGAACCCACCCAGCGAATCGACGAAGAGCCCCGCGTCGCCTACGAGTACCGGTTCGTCGCTCCCCAGCTCCTCGAAGGCCTCGCAGGCGCCGTGGGCCGCGATCTCCTCGAGCGAATCGCTCTGAACCTCAGTGTAGTCGTACTCGATCTGTTCGACGGGTTCGACTCCCTCGAGGTAGTCCCGCGCCTCGCGGACCTTCCCCTCGTTGCCGGTGACGAATCGAATGGCCATGTGCGAGCGACGTGGTGGCGACGGCAAAGCGTCGTCGGTTGCGCCGCGCGGGACGGTCGACTCCCCCTCGAGTCTACAGTTCAAGTACGTCCATCACAGTCGCTTCGGCCTTCCGCAGGTGCTCGGCCGCGGTTCCGGGGGCGCAGTCCAGCGCCGCGGCGACGTCTTCGACGCTCGCGGTGCGGGGGACGTCAAAGTAGCCCAGTTCGCGACCGACCCGCAGCGCCTCGCGTTGCCGGTCGGTCAGCGCCCCGACCGCGGCGTCGGTGCCGTCGTACTCGCCGACGCGATCGACGGTCGCCTCGATCCCCTCGGGAATTCCCGCAAGGGCGCGCCGGAGGTCCTCGGACTCGCCGACGACGGAAAAGCGGATCGTCCAGTCGGATCGGTACTCGATCGGTGGGAGAACGACGAGGCTCCCCTTCGTGAGGCTCTCGAGCAGTCGCTCGTCGACAGCTTCCGGAACGTCGCGCACGTAGACGGTGAACGAGCGGTCGCCGGTCCGGGTGAGGTCGTACTCGCCGACCTCCTCGGTCCGCTCCATCGCGGCCGCGTAGGCGTCCGGATCGCCGACGACGTAGAAGATGAAGGTGTTGTCGTCGTCGCCGACGAGGTTGCCGTGGATCATCCGATAGGAATCGAACGCGTCGCTGTCGGCGACGAACCGGTGCATCGGATGGATCGTCTCGGCGTCGTAGCGCAGCGTGAGCCGAACGGTCTTCACGGCCGGAGGGTCCGGGCTGTATATATAAATAGCCTAGCGGGTGACGCAGAAGCGACTCGCCTCCGGTCTCCGAATGGCCGAATATGTCCTTGGATTCGACGCTCGAGTCCCGGGCGACCGGGACGGTGAGTTCGGCGGGGGAAATCGATCTCGAGAGTCTGCTCGGCGACGCGGTTCTCGGTCGCGACGATCACGAGAACGCGCCCGCGTTCGTGATCCGGCCGGACGAGGTTCGGGACGTCCTCACGACGCTGCGAGACGAAGCGGAGTTCGACCACTGTTCCTGCGTGACGGCCCAGCAGTACCCCGACCGGTTCGAGACGATCTACCATCTGCGGTCTTACACCGACCCGACTCGAGAGGTGAGCATCGTCGTCCCGACGCCGATCGACGATCCGGTCAGCGAGTCCGCCGCGCCGGTCTTCGAGACGGCCGACTGGCACGAGCGCGAGGCCTACGACCTCGTCGGGATCGAGTACGAGGACCACCCCGACTTGCGGCGGATTTTGCTGCCCGAAACGTGGCAGGGCCATCCGCTGGGACTGGCGTACGACCAGGAGCAGCCGCAGGTCGTCACCCTCTCGGAGCACGCGAATCCGATCGCGGGCGACGAACACGACGCCGCGTCGGAGACGATGTTTCTCAACATCGGCCCGCACCATCCGTCGACTCACGGCGTGCTCCACGTGAAGGCGGTACTCGACGGCGAGACGGTCGTCGACGTCGATCCCGACATCGGCTACATCCACCGCTGCGAGGAACAGATGTGTCAGGGGAGCACCTATCGCCACCAGATCATGCCCTATCCTGACCGCTGGGACTGGGTGTCGTCGGGACTGCTGAACGAGTGGGCCTACGCCCGCGCCGCGGAGGACCTGGCCGATATCGAGGTTCCAGCGTACGCACAAGCCGTCCGCACGATGGGGGCCGAACTGTCGCGGCTCGCCTCCCACTTCATCGCCGTCGGCACCTACGCGCTCGACATCGTCGGCGAGTTCTGCGCCGCCTTCCAGTACGCCATCCGCGACCGCGAACTGGTCCTCGACGTGCTCGAGGAACTGACCGGCCAGCGGATGATGTTCAACTACTTCCGGCTGGGCGGGGTCGCCTGGGACCTGCCCGAACCCCGCGAGGAGTTCGTCGCGGGCGTCCGGGACGTACTCGATAGTTTTCCCGCCAAGATCGACGAGTATCACGACCTGCTGGTCACCAACGAGATCTTCCAGCGCCGCTGCGTCGACACCGGCGTCTTGGCGCCCGACGCGGCGAAGCGCTACGGCTGTACGGGTCCCGTCGCGCGCGGCTCCGGTATCGACTACGACCTCCGGCGAGACGATCCCTACGGCTACTACGAGAATCTCGAGTGGGACGTCGTCACCGAGCCCGACGGCGACAACTTCGCCCGGCTGCTCGTTCGGCTGCGCGAGGTCGAGGAGTCCGCGAAGATAATCGAGCAGTGCCTGGATCTGCTCGCGGAGTGGCCCGACGACGACCGGGAGATCCAGAGCAACGTTCCCCGAACGCTCAAGCCCGAAGCCGACGCCGAAATCTACCGCGCCGTCGAGGGGGCGAAGGGCGAACTCGGGATCTACATCCGGTCGGACGGCACCGACACGCCGGCGCGGTTCAAGATACGTAGCCCCTGTTTCTCGAACCTCTCCGCGCTCCCGGAACTCGCCCGCGGCGAGTACGTGGCCGACCTCATCGCGGCGATCGGGAGCCTCGACTGTATCATGGGGGAAGTCGACCGCTGATCGGCGGTCACGTCACGATTCGAGGGCGAAAAACAGCAGTTGCGTCGCTCAGTCGTCGGTATCGTCGACGATGACTTCGACGGGTTCGTCCGCTTGATCCTCGCTCTCGTCGGACGAGGGGCTTTCCTGTTGCCACAGGAGGCCGCCGGCGACGAGAACGACGACCCACGACCGCCAGTTGGCGAGGTTCAGGGTGTAGCCGACGCCGAAGGGTTTCTCCACGAGCATCCCTTCGCCGGGCTGCCAGTACGACGAGAGCATGCGGCCGATGCTCGGTCGTTCGAAGTTGTACGGTACCCCGAGAATCTCACCGGAAGTGGGCTTCTCTGCCATAGCCGGTGATACGTCCTCCCCTATTAAGAGTATTGTGTGCTGTGACGATCGGTGCGAGCGACCGACCGCGACCGGCTGTGATCCCGCGTCGTTCCGCGTCCGCGCCGTTCTGAGCCCGCGTCGATCGCGCCCTCGACGTTCCGCGTCCGCGTCGTTACGCGTCCGTTTGGTACCGGCCGCGTCCCTCGACATCTCGGAGACGCTCGAGCACCCGTTCTTCACCGACCTCGCGATACCCGTCCCGGACCGCCTCGCGGAGCGGCTCGGGGTCGTCGGCGGTGCCGACGAGGCTCTGATCGAAGATGTGGAGATCCATCGCGTAGTCCTC is a window encoding:
- a CDS encoding universal stress protein, whose amino-acid sequence is MYDRILLPVDGSDEAKRAAKRGIELARTFDAAVDIVHVVERRSRRLARTDDETAQLRERGERILAEIEALASAVDRPVTTTLTEGTPAVRIAERAADRDASLIVIGKQGLTGLGKRLLGGVTEGVLQRSDVPVLVVPAGDPSAEDAFDYARVLVPTDGSESAAAAAPHGATVARRYGATVHVLSVVDLQAAGGAFNAGGLEKSFVERLEAQGMTAVDELADEIEGRDADLELETDVVRTTSFDGVAAGIREYVAEHDVDIVVMGSHGRSNLRRQLLGSVTATVLRTVDIPILVVTRSESAAAVEETSE
- a CDS encoding XTP/dITP diphosphatase, which codes for MAIRFVTGNEGKVREARDYLEGVEPVEQIEYDYTEVQSDSLEEIAAHGACEAFEELGSDEPVLVGDAGLFVDSLGGFPGPYSAYVEDTVGVERLWQLASEEENRRAQFRTVLAYVDRNGTETFAGSVAGTLVAPRGEGGFGYDPIFEYNGQTMAEMSTEEKNAISHRGRALAAFAEWYAGRDE
- a CDS encoding helix-turn-helix domain-containing protein; the encoded protein is MKTVRLTLRYDAETIHPMHRFVADSDAFDSYRMIHGNLVGDDDNTFIFYVVGDPDAYAAAMERTEEVGEYDLTRTGDRSFTVYVRDVPEAVDERLLESLTKGSLVVLPPIEYRSDWTIRFSVVGESEDLRRALAGIPEGIEATVDRVGEYDGTDAAVGALTDRQREALRVGRELGYFDVPRTASVEDVAAALDCAPGTAAEHLRKAEATVMDVLEL
- a CDS encoding NADH-quinone oxidoreductase subunit D encodes the protein MSLDSTLESRATGTVSSAGEIDLESLLGDAVLGRDDHENAPAFVIRPDEVRDVLTTLRDEAEFDHCSCVTAQQYPDRFETIYHLRSYTDPTREVSIVVPTPIDDPVSESAAPVFETADWHEREAYDLVGIEYEDHPDLRRILLPETWQGHPLGLAYDQEQPQVVTLSEHANPIAGDEHDAASETMFLNIGPHHPSTHGVLHVKAVLDGETVVDVDPDIGYIHRCEEQMCQGSTYRHQIMPYPDRWDWVSSGLLNEWAYARAAEDLADIEVPAYAQAVRTMGAELSRLASHFIAVGTYALDIVGEFCAAFQYAIRDRELVLDVLEELTGQRMMFNYFRLGGVAWDLPEPREEFVAGVRDVLDSFPAKIDEYHDLLVTNEIFQRRCVDTGVLAPDAAKRYGCTGPVARGSGIDYDLRRDDPYGYYENLEWDVVTEPDGDNFARLLVRLREVEESAKIIEQCLDLLAEWPDDDREIQSNVPRTLKPEADAEIYRAVEGAKGELGIYIRSDGTDTPARFKIRSPCFSNLSALPELARGEYVADLIAAIGSLDCIMGEVDR
- a CDS encoding DUF5808 domain-containing protein, producing the protein MAEKPTSGEILGVPYNFERPSIGRMLSSYWQPGEGMLVEKPFGVGYTLNLANWRSWVVVLVAGGLLWQQESPSSDESEDQADEPVEVIVDDTDD